The DNA region TGGTGGACAGCGCCCCCATCGAGATAGGCAGCGAGACGGCCCCGAAGGGCCGGGTCCCCAGCGAAATCAAGTTCATCGAAAACCGGATCGACGACATCGACGAGCGGATCGCCGATTTCGAGAACCGGATGGCCGTCAAGGAGCGCGGTCTCTGGGAGCAGTTCTCCCAGATGGAGCAGGCCCTGGCCTCTATCAATGAACAGTACAAATATCTGGCCAGCACCACCGGCATGATGAGTGGCATGGCCCAATCCGCATCCAGTTCGGGATAGGCCGCGCATCTCCGCAACACGGCACAAAACGCCCGGGCGACTCCGCATCACACGGAGGCACCCGGGCGTTTTCTCATGCCCTGTTCTCGGCGGACCGGTGCCTGGCGGCTACCTCTGCAGCGCCTCCGGGGAGACCTGGGGCAGTCCTACCTTCCAGGCCAGTACGGCGGCCTGGGTTCGGTCACGGAGCTCCAGCTTCTTCAGCACATGGCTGACGTGGTTTTTGACGGTCTTTTCGGAGAGCACCATCTTGCTGGAGATATCGGCGTTGCTCATCCCCTGGGCGAGCCAGTAGAGGACCTCCTTCTCCTTGGGCGTCAGCTCGACAAAGAGATCGGCCTCTTCCTTCCGTTTGTGGAAGGAGGTCAACAGCCTGCCGGCTACCTGGCGGTCCACATAGGGCTCGCCCCGGGCTACGGAACGGATGGCCGAAAGCAGCTCGATCATTCCGGAAGCCTTGAGGATATAGCCCTGGACACCTACAGCGGAGAGAGAAGAGAGATGCTCCTCGTCGCTGTAGGCTGTTATGGCTATGAACTTGAGATCCCGGCGAGCCTTCAGCTCCTTCACTACCTGGATACCATTCATGTTGGGCATGCTCACATCGAGAAGCAGGATATCGGGATCCGTCTTCTGCACAACCTTGATGGTTTCGAATCCGTCACCGGCCTCCCCGACGACCTCGATATCGGCTTCCAGCTCCAGCAACTTCTTCAGGCCGTCACGGAACAGGCGGTGATCATCCGCCAGAACCACCCGTATCTTCACCATTCCCTACACCTCCAGCAGCGGCAATTCCACACTCAACTTGGTGCCGAATCCGTATTTGCTCTCCACCTGCAGCGTTCCCTTGGCAAGGTGCGCCCGCTCCCTCATATTTCTCAATCCATAGGAGCCCCGTTCCCCCGCCTCGTTCATGGCCTTCTCGATTTCAAAGCCCACTCCATCGTCGATGATCTTCAGACGGAGCAGCTCCTCTCCAATACTCACCCACACCACGATCTCATCGGCCCTGCCGTGCACCACGGCATTGGCCACCGCCTCCTGAATGATTCGAAAGACATTCGACACCACCGCCTTGGGCAGGCGCGATTCCTGGCCCTCCAGCCGGAGCGAAAAGGTGGGCCCCGAACCGTCGGTGCGTTTCATCTGCTCGGCATAGCGCCGTATTGCCTGAAAGAGACCTTCATCCAGTCCGACAGGGTTCATCTGCCAGAGAAAGCGGCGCATATCGGCAAGGCCGTTCTGCAGGGTGGCCCGCATCCGGGGGAGCTCTCCCCGCACGGACTGCACATCACCCCGCTGGAGTTTCGTTTCGACGAGATCCATATCCAGGGTGAGGCTCGAAAACTGCTGCACCGGGCCATCATGGAGATCCCGTCCGATACGGTGTCTGTCGCGCTCCATAAACTCCACCGCAAAGAGAAGCAACCGGGAATCCACCCCGGAACTGCTCTCCTGGATGTCGCCGATTTTGGAGGTCACCACCTCGCGGGCCACGCGCACCTTCTGGATCAGATCCCTGCTGCGAGCGAGGACACTCTCGATGCGGCGCAGATCGCGCTGCAGCTCGTCCCTCCGCCGTCGGAGCTGCCGCTCCCGCTCCTCAAACTGGCCACGCACCCGCATGATCCGCTCCGCCTCTGCGTAGGCAGCCTGTTGCTCCCGCTCCTTGCCTCCTTTGGAGGCATCCAGCAACCGCTTCCGCGCCGTACGGTAGGCACGCACCGTCTCGTCGGTGGCCTCGATCACATCGGCAAGCTCCTGGTCGATCTCCTTGAGGACTCTCGTCGCTTCTTCGTGTCGTTTCCCCGTTTCCTCGTGGATCTCCGAGACGCTCTCTATGCTATAGTCGAGGGAGTTCTGCACATCTGCTACAATCTGTTGCAACTGTTCGCCAAGAGAACTGAATTCCATGCCTGGCCCCCCAGATCGTCGACACACAGGCACATTATACAGCATAGGTCGCAAGACTTATAATTCGGCACAGGGAGAACGGTGATTCCATGGCAGAATCCTCCCAGATCCTTCCTCTGATACGGAGAATCCGCTCCAAGGCGGGGAAAGCGGTCACCCAATTCAATATGCTCCATGAGGGAGACCGAGTGCTGGTCGGACTGTCCGGGGGCAAAGACAGCCTGGTCCTCCTCGCTGTTCTCGCCCATCTCAGACATACCAGCCCCGTTTCCTTCCAGCTGGAGGCCTGTACCGTCAATCCAGGCGATCCGCTATTCCGCACGGAGTCCCTTGCGGCGCTCTGCCGCTCCCTGGAGATCCCCTATCACGTGATCCACCAGGATGTCTTCTCGATTATAAAGCACCGGGAGGAGCGCTCTCCCTGCAGCCTCTGCGCCCACATGCGGCGGGGCATTCTCGCCGCCGCGACCCGGGACAAGGGCTGCAACGTACTGGCGCTGGGCCACCATCTGGATGACGCTGTGGAGACAGCGCAGCTCAATCTGCTCTCCTCGGGGCGGTTCAAGAGTTTTCAGCCCAAACTCCGGCACTCCAGGGCCGACATCACTGTGATCCGCCCGCTTGTCTTTCTCGAGGAACGGCGTATCGCCCAGCAGTCGGAAGCATTGGGGTTGACCGCCGTGGCCCCGTCATGTCCCTACGAGGCGAACACCCGGCGGACATTCGCCAAGGATCTCGTCGCCCATATTACCCGGGAGATCCCCGATTTCAAGAGCAAGGTCCTCCACGCACTCTGCTCCATCGATCCCGCCGACCGGTGGGCGGCCAAGGGCAAATAGTTGCAGGCCGTCCCGGCGGGACGGCCTGCAACCTCCATCTATGCTTTTCCGACGTGCGTTTTACCGCAACAACCCGGAGACGATGACGTCCACGGCCTCCTCCTCGTCCAGGCCCTTCGCCATGAGTCCCTCGATCTTGTCGTCGGCGATCCTCCCGATGGCGGCTTCGTGGGTCACCTCCGCTTCCGGATGGGTGACCTTGACCACCGGCGAGGCCTCCGCCTGGGCCTGTCCTTGGACTACCTCGGTACAGTCCACATGGCCACGGGCCCCGGGGGCCGCGCCGTCGATCATTCCGAGGAATTTCCCGCTGCTCTCATCGCGGAGAACCGTTCGCGCCTTGATCAGCGCACTGCTTCCAGGGCCTCGCAGCTGGATGACATCACGGACAAGACAGCTGTCGTCCTTCTTCCCATAGACCTTGGAGGTCAATTCCACCCGGCTCTTCGCGCCGAAAGCGTCGACATCCATGTCGATCTCCAGATCACCCACACGCCCCTCGACAAGGGAGAAATCACCGGAGTAGAGCGCCCCGTCGCCCAGTGTCACCCGCGTTTTGGGGCGCACCTCGATCTCGCCTTCCTTGCCGTGGACATGCACCTCGTTGTAGGCAAAGCGGGCTCCCTCGGCGAGGGTGATGTCGCCTTCCATCTCGTGCACCAGCTTGACGGCATTGGGAAAGATGCAGTGGGAGAGGAAGCCGGCACTGGCGTTCCGGCCGATGCGGATATGGCTGGTGATCACCTGCCTCCCGTCTTTGCCCAGATGTCCGAAACAGAGATGGACCTGCTTTTCGATCTGCGCTCCATCGGCCACATCGATATAGGCCTCGATGCCATCCTCGGTCTCCCGGGCTTCAATGGTCAGTCCGGGCACCTCCCCCTGACCGAGAACCTGATTGGCGTGCACCACCACATAGGCGGTGTCGGCCGCACCGAAGGCATTCCTCTCGCTCCCCGTCTGGCTCGCGATGTCTACCAGAGCCTTGTATTCATCTGTCGTTGCCGCCATGGGCTACACCTCCTTCGCTGCATGGTGCGGGTCGAGATCCCGGCAGGGGGTGCACTGGTTCATGAAGTACCGCTTCACCGCCTCGGGACTCCCTTCCAGTACGATCTCGCCGGCGCACATCAGGTACGAACGGTCACAGCCTTCCGACACATCCTCGCGGTGGGTGATGATCAGCACGCTGCTGCCGTTCTCCGTGAGATGCCGAAAGAGACGCATGATCTCCCCCAGAGCCAGCAGGTCGACCCCCGAGTCGGGTTCATCCAGAATAGCCAGCACGGGTTTCATGAGATAGACCGAGGCCAGCTCGATCCGTTTGCGTTCTCCACCGGAGAGCCCCCGGTCCATCATCCGTTCCAGATAGCGGGGTTCCAGCTGCACCCGTTGCAGGGCGTCCTCCATCATGGCCTCGGAGACACTGGCGGCCGAAAGCTTCAGGTAATCCTTGACGGAGATCCCCTCGTATCGGGCCGGATGCTGCCAGGCCAGGGAGATCCCCCTTCTGGCGCGCTCAGTGATGTTCATGCCGGTAATCTCCTCGCCGCGGAAGTAGATGCCCCCGGACTGAGGCGCAAAGCGGCCCAGGCCCATCAGTGCGTAGGCAAGACTCGACTTGCCGGCGCCATTTCTTCCCAAAACACCTGTCACCTCTCCCGGATGGATCTCCAGGCTCACCTTGTCAAGCACCCTGGTCTCCTCCCGGTATACCGTTACCTCGTCGACAAACAGAAGATCCTCTCGCATATCGCATCCCTCCCGGGATTGCTTCGTTTCTAAAATCATTTTAAATTATAGACCCCTTCCGGCTCCCGGTCAACAGAGCTTCCCCCAGCGTGCAGGGGCAACGCTGGGGGAAGAGACAACCCGTTACGGCGTTTTGCGTTTCCCAACGGACATCACACCTCAAACCGCCGGCTATCCATCTCCTCCATATGTCCCCGCACACCCCGGGCAGCATCCCGGTATCCGTCTCTGCCCAGGAGTCCGTAGATATAGTGCTTCCCCTGCTCCACGCCCGGTTGATCAAAGGGATTCACACCCATGAGATAGCCCGTCACCGCCGTGGTGTATTCGTAGAGAAAGAGGAGGGCGCCGAGCGTCTCGGCATCCAGCCGCTCCAGCTCTATCCAGATCACCGGTCTCCCCGCCTGCCGCAGCGAGGCGGCCGTCGCCTGGGCCTCCACATGGAGCATCTCCCCACAGGAGGTCCCGCTCAGGTATGCAAGCCCCTGCAGACTGGCGTAGGGCGACGGGGCTATCGCCTGATCCTCCTCGATCCGCCGCTGCGCCAGCACCGTGTACAGCTTGTCGTCGGGGCCGGCGGTGTAGAGCTGAACCTGGGAGTGCTGGTCCACCGCCCCCAGCGCCTTGACGGGGGTGCTCCCCCTGCCTTCCTTGCCAAGGCTCTCGCCCCAGAGCTGGGCGAACCACTCGGCGAAATCCTTCAACCCGTCACCGTAGGGGAAGATGACCGCCATGTTCCGTCCCGCCAGGGCGTGCCGGTGGTGCAGAGCCGCCAGCATCCAGCCGGGGTTCTCCCCGATGCTGTCGGCGGCCCGGAGCCGTTCATCCATCCGGCGGGCTCCGGCCAGCAGGGAGGCGACATCGATATCCAACGCCGACGCGGCGAGGAGACCCACATCGGAAAGCACCGAAAAACGGCCCCCCACATCGGGCGGCAGCGGCAGGTTCGCCGCCCCTATCTCGCGCACAAAGGAACGGAGTGAGCCCTCTTCGGGATCGGTGATCACCACCACACGCTTCAGGGCCTCCTCTTCGCCCAGGGCATCGCAGAGGCGCCGGAAAAACCAGAGGAAGTTGGCCATGGTCTCCGCCGTGCTCCCCGATTTGCTGACCACGATCAGAGCCGTGGAATGGGGATCCAGGGCGTTCCAGATCCGGTGGTTTTCCAGGGGGTCCACATTGTCGGCCATGAAGAAGGCCGGGCGTCCCCCCTCCTTCCGGGGGAAGCCGCCGCCTGGGGGATGGAGCAGTGCATTGATGAGGGTGAGCGTTCCCAGGGAAGACCCCCCGATGCCGGCTTGCACAATGCTGTCGAATCCGGAGAGCCACTCCCCTGTCCGCCGGATCTCACCAGCATCGCCATAGGGGAGATGGAGCCATCCAAAACCGCTTTGTCTCTCCTGCGCCCCCCTGCGGAGCCAGCGCTCCGCCTCCCGGCAGGCCTTCTCGTCGTTGGTGACCGGCTGGGGCAAGGCCTCCAGGGCACCGCCGACGGAGAGGGAGAGTATCGGATCCGTCATGACTGTCTCCTACTCCGCAACATCGGCACGGCTCACGGTGAGTGCGACCTCCGCATCGGAGAGGACACCCGGCACATAGAGCTGTCCCCGGCTGAGTGTGGCCGTCACCGTCTCCAGCTGCCGGTGTTTCCGGAAGAGCCGGCGGGCGATCGCAAATCCCAGGGCTTCCATGGTATAGAATTTGGTGTTCATCACGACCTCTTTGGTCAACTCGTAAACGGCTGCATAGTTCGGGGCCGCATCGGGGTCATCCAGCTGCTCCACAGGGAGGTCGTAGGAGACCTCCAGAGAGAGATCCAGGACCTGCCCGAGCTCCCGCTCTACCTCGAGCGAGCCGTGGAAGGCGTGGAACTGCATACCACGCAACCGTAAAACATTTCGCATCGCAATCACTCCCATATATCCTTCGTCTGTTCGGATCTCCGCAGGGCTGGGATTATTCCTTTCCGAGCCCTTCCTCGCGCAGTGCCGCATCAATGGCAGGCTTGTCGAAGCCGACAATGTACCGGTCGCCGACGGCGATCACCGGCACACCCATCTGTCGGGTGTTGCGCACCATCTCCATTGCCGCTTCGCGATCCGCCCCCACGTCGACATCCTCGTACTCGACATTCTGCGACGCAAGGTACTCCTTGGCCTTCCGACACCACGGGCAGGCCGACGTGGAATAGACCTTGACTGCCACCATCGCTCCCTCCCTCAGCTGTAGTGAATAGTGTGAGAAAAATAAACTTGCACTGTTATCTCAGAATCTTCCATGCGACGGCGTTCACATTTCCTGCAGATACGGTATAATGCCCTTGCCGACTTTGCAGATCCCTCTCCAGTGGTCGCAAAGTTTGCTTTTTCCTCGAGTATAGCATAAAGATGAAGGGGAGTGACCTCCATGAAAGCACCTGCCCCGGCCCCGGAACAGCTTTCTGAGCACCTCGACGCAATAATCGAGCGCTACAGGGACAAGAAAGGGGCCACGATTCCACTTCTTGCAGAGGTTCAGGACTGTTTCGGCTACCTTCCGGAGAATGCTGTCTCCTATGTCGCCCGGAACCTGGACATTCCTGCAGCCCAGCTCTTCGGCGTAGCGACGTTCTACTCCATGTTCCGATTCCAGCCTGAGGGGAAGTACGTGGTCCGTCTCTGCCGCGGAACGGCCTGCCACGTACAGGGTTCCCTGCTGATCGGAGAACAGCTCCAACGCTATCTGGGCGTCAAAGAAGGTGCAACCACCGACGATGGAATGTTCACGTTGCAGTACGTAGCGTGCCTTGGCTGTTGCAGCCTCGCGCCGGTGATGATGGTCGGCGACCAGGTTCACGGCCGTCTGACACCGGACAAGGCCGTAGAAGTACTGGAAGACTACCGCAAACGCGGGTAACGGGAGGGACTGAGTCAATGGCACGTACAACCGTCAAGGTCGGCCTTGCCAGCTGTGGCATCGCCGCCGGAGCCACTCCGGTCTATGACGAGCTCAACGCGTTGCTGGCCGACAACCCCAGGGTCGAGCTGAAAAGAGTCGGCTGCATCGGCCTCTGCTTCCACGAACCCCTGGTGGAAGTGGAGCAGGACAACGAACGGGTGATCTACGGCGAGGTCGATTCGGAGCTGGCACAGCGGATCGTATCGGAACACATCGAGAAGGGGGCCCCTATCCACGAGCGGGCCATTTTTTCTACCGTTGAGCAGGCGGTTGAAAACGAGATGCTGGGCGAACAGGTCCGGATCGTTCTACGGAACTGCGGGCTGATCGACCCGGAGATCATCGACGAATACCTCGCCCGGAACGGCTATAAAGGGCTGGAGAAGGCACTCACCAGGATGACCCCCTACGGTGTTGTGCAGGAAGTGCTGGAAAGCGGCCTCCGCGGCCGCGGCGGGGCCGGCTTCCCCACGGGGCTGAAATGGTCTTTCGCCCGCAAGGCATCGGGCGAACCCAAATACATCGTCTGTAATGCCGACGAAGGCGACCCCGGCGCGTTCATGGACCGCTCCGTCCTGGAGGGGGACCCCCACAATATCATCGAAGGGATGGCCATCGCCGCCTACGGGATCGGTGCCTCCAAAGGGTACATCTACTGCCGCGCCGAGTATCCGCTGGCGATCCGTCACCTGAAAACGGCGCTCCACCAAGCACGGGAACGGGGGTACCTGGGCAACAACATCCTCGGCACAGGGTTTGCCTTCGATATCGAGATCAAGGAGGGCGCCGGCGCCTTCGTCTGCGGCGAGGAGACGGCGCTGATGGCCTCCATCGAAGGGAAACGCGGCATGCCGCGTCCCCGACCGCCCTTCCCCGCCCAGAGCGGCATCTTCGGGAAACCCACCAATATCAATAACGTAGAGACCCTGGGCAACGTTGCGTGGATCATCCTCCACGGCGCCGAGAGCTTCAGCCAGTACGGCATCGGCCGAAGCCGGGGCACCAAGGTCTTCGCCCTGGCCGGCAAGATCCGCAAGGGCGGCCTCGTAGAGGTCCCCATGGGGATGCCTCTGCGGGATGTCATCTTCAAGGTCGGCGGCGGGATCCCCGGTGACAAGAAATTCAAGGCCGTTCAGCTGGGCGGTCCCTCAGGCGGCTGCCTCCCCGAATCGCTTCTGGACACGCCGGTGGACTACGAATCCATCAACGCAACGGGAGCCATCATGGGCTCCGGCGGGATGATCGTCATGGACGAATCCACCTGCATCGTCGATGTGGCCAAGTTCTTCCTCTCCTTCACACAGGAGGAATCCTGCGGGAAGTGCCCCTTCTGCCGGATCGGCACCCGAAGAATGCTGGAAACGCTGACGCGGATCACCGCAGGAGAGGGCAAACCGGAGGATCTGGACCTGCTCCAGGAACTCTGCCGCGAAATCCAGGACGGCTCGCTCTGCGGCCTCGGTCAGACGGCGCCGAACCCTGTGTTGACCACCACCAAGTATTTCCGCGAGGAATACGAAACCCATATCAACGAAAAGAAGTGCCCCGCCAAGGTATGCATGCCGTTGATCCACTATACCATCGACCCCGAGAAGTGCATCGGCTGCACCAAGTGCGCCCGGATCTGCCCGGTCGGCGCCATCAGCGGCGCGCCAAAGAAGGCCCACGTCATCGACGACGACACCTGCGTCCGGTGCGGACAGTGTATCGAAACATGTCCCGTAGACGCTATCTCCGTGGATTAGGGAGGTTCAAGGAATCATGAAGGACCGAACAGTACGCGTCATCCTCAACGGTCGGGAGGTCCTGGGCTATCCCGGGCAGCGGCTTCTCGACCTCTGCGAAGAGTGCGGCGTGGAGATCCCCGCGCTTTGCTACGATCCCCACCTTTCGCTCCACGGGGGCTGCTCCATCTGCCTGGTGGAGGTGGAGGGAGCCAAATCCCTGGTCCGGGCCTGCGCCGCCACCATCCGGCCCGACATGGTGGTCCACACCAATACGGATCGGGTCCGCAACACCAGAAAGCTCGGCCTGGAACTGCTCTTCTCCGACCACGTGGGCGACTGCCGCCCTCCCTGCACCCTGGCCTGCCCGGCCCGGGGCGATGTGCAGGGCTATGTGAATCTCGCCGCCCAGGGCAAATACCACGAGGCCCTGGATACGCTCCACAACAACATCACCCTCCCCGCTTCCATCGGACGGGTCTGCCCCGCTCCCTGCGAGGAGGAATGCCGCCGGAATCTGGTAGACCACGAGGCGGTCTCCATCAGGGAGATCAAGCGCTTCATCGGCGACAGCTGCATCGCCTCCGGCGACCTGGGCGCAATCCCGGAGATCTGCGACGACAGCCGCTCGGTGGGTGTGGTCGGCGGCGGCCCTGCAGGGCTTTCAGCGGCCTACTACCTCCGCCTCAGGGGCTATGAGGTCCACCTCTACGAGCGGGAGGAGAAGCTCGGCGGGATGATGCGCTACGGCATCCCCGACTACCGGCTTCCCCAGGAAATACTGGACACCGAGATCGAATGGCTGATGGCCCACGGTGTACGGGTCCACACCGGCACGGGACTGGGAGAGGACATCAGCATGGAGGAACTCCGGGACCGCCACGAGGCGGTGCTTCTGGCCA from Synergistales bacterium includes:
- a CDS encoding response regulator transcription factor, whose translation is MVKIRVVLADDHRLFRDGLKKLLELEADIEVVGEAGDGFETIKVVQKTDPDILLLDVSMPNMNGIQVVKELKARRDLKFIAITAYSDEEHLSSLSAVGVQGYILKASGMIELLSAIRSVARGEPYVDRQVAGRLLTSFHKRKEEADLFVELTPKEKEVLYWLAQGMSNADISSKMVLSEKTVKNHVSHVLKKLELRDRTQAAVLAWKVGLPQVSPEALQR
- a CDS encoding ATP-binding cassette domain-containing protein → MREDLLFVDEVTVYREETRVLDKVSLEIHPGEVTGVLGRNGAGKSSLAYALMGLGRFAPQSGGIYFRGEEITGMNITERARRGISLAWQHPARYEGISVKDYLKLSAASVSEAMMEDALQRVQLEPRYLERMMDRGLSGGERKRIELASVYLMKPVLAILDEPDSGVDLLALGEIMRLFRHLTENGSSVLIITHREDVSEGCDRSYLMCAGEIVLEGSPEAVKRYFMNQCTPCRDLDPHHAAKEV
- a CDS encoding 4Fe-4S binding protein, translating into MARTTVKVGLASCGIAAGATPVYDELNALLADNPRVELKRVGCIGLCFHEPLVEVEQDNERVIYGEVDSELAQRIVSEHIEKGAPIHERAIFSTVEQAVENEMLGEQVRIVLRNCGLIDPEIIDEYLARNGYKGLEKALTRMTPYGVVQEVLESGLRGRGGAGFPTGLKWSFARKASGEPKYIVCNADEGDPGAFMDRSVLEGDPHNIIEGMAIAAYGIGASKGYIYCRAEYPLAIRHLKTALHQARERGYLGNNILGTGFAFDIEIKEGAGAFVCGEETALMASIEGKRGMPRPRPPFPAQSGIFGKPTNINNVETLGNVAWIILHGAESFSQYGIGRSRGTKVFALAGKIRKGGLVEVPMGMPLRDVIFKVGGGIPGDKKFKAVQLGGPSGGCLPESLLDTPVDYESINATGAIMGSGGMIVMDESTCIVDVAKFFLSFTQEESCGKCPFCRIGTRRMLETLTRITAGEGKPEDLDLLQELCREIQDGSLCGLGQTAPNPVLTTTKYFREEYETHINEKKCPAKVCMPLIHYTIDPEKCIGCTKCARICPVGAISGAPKKAHVIDDDTCVRCGQCIETCPVDAISVD
- the nuoE gene encoding NADH-quinone oxidoreductase subunit NuoE: MKAPAPAPEQLSEHLDAIIERYRDKKGATIPLLAEVQDCFGYLPENAVSYVARNLDIPAAQLFGVATFYSMFRFQPEGKYVVRLCRGTACHVQGSLLIGEQLQRYLGVKEGATTDDGMFTLQYVACLGCCSLAPVMMVGDQVHGRLTPDKAVEVLEDYRKRG
- a CDS encoding glucose-6-phosphate isomerase, yielding MTDPILSLSVGGALEALPQPVTNDEKACREAERWLRRGAQERQSGFGWLHLPYGDAGEIRRTGEWLSGFDSIVQAGIGGSSLGTLTLINALLHPPGGGFPRKEGGRPAFFMADNVDPLENHRIWNALDPHSTALIVVSKSGSTAETMANFLWFFRRLCDALGEEEALKRVVVITDPEEGSLRSFVREIGAANLPLPPDVGGRFSVLSDVGLLAASALDIDVASLLAGARRMDERLRAADSIGENPGWMLAALHHRHALAGRNMAVIFPYGDGLKDFAEWFAQLWGESLGKEGRGSTPVKALGAVDQHSQVQLYTAGPDDKLYTVLAQRRIEEDQAIAPSPYASLQGLAYLSGTSCGEMLHVEAQATAASLRQAGRPVIWIELERLDAETLGALLFLYEYTTAVTGYLMGVNPFDQPGVEQGKHYIYGLLGRDGYRDAARGVRGHMEEMDSRRFEV
- a CDS encoding dihydroneopterin aldolase, which encodes MRNVLRLRGMQFHAFHGSLEVERELGQVLDLSLEVSYDLPVEQLDDPDAAPNYAAVYELTKEVVMNTKFYTMEALGFAIARRLFRKHRQLETVTATLSRGQLYVPGVLSDAEVALTVSRADVAE
- a CDS encoding sensor histidine kinase translates to MEFSSLGEQLQQIVADVQNSLDYSIESVSEIHEETGKRHEEATRVLKEIDQELADVIEATDETVRAYRTARKRLLDASKGGKEREQQAAYAEAERIMRVRGQFEERERQLRRRRDELQRDLRRIESVLARSRDLIQKVRVAREVVTSKIGDIQESSSGVDSRLLLFAVEFMERDRHRIGRDLHDGPVQQFSSLTLDMDLVETKLQRGDVQSVRGELPRMRATLQNGLADMRRFLWQMNPVGLDEGLFQAIRRYAEQMKRTDGSGPTFSLRLEGQESRLPKAVVSNVFRIIQEAVANAVVHGRADEIVVWVSIGEELLRLKIIDDGVGFEIEKAMNEAGERGSYGLRNMRERAHLAKGTLQVESKYGFGTKLSVELPLLEV
- a CDS encoding NrdH-redoxin, whose protein sequence is MVAVKVYSTSACPWCRKAKEYLASQNVEYEDVDVGADREAAMEMVRNTRQMGVPVIAVGDRYIVGFDKPAIDAALREEGLGKE
- a CDS encoding SufD family Fe-S cluster assembly protein, coding for MAATTDEYKALVDIASQTGSERNAFGAADTAYVVVHANQVLGQGEVPGLTIEARETEDGIEAYIDVADGAQIEKQVHLCFGHLGKDGRQVITSHIRIGRNASAGFLSHCIFPNAVKLVHEMEGDITLAEGARFAYNEVHVHGKEGEIEVRPKTRVTLGDGALYSGDFSLVEGRVGDLEIDMDVDAFGAKSRVELTSKVYGKKDDSCLVRDVIQLRGPGSSALIKARTVLRDESSGKFLGMIDGAAPGARGHVDCTEVVQGQAQAEASPVVKVTHPEAEVTHEAAIGRIADDKIEGLMAKGLDEEEAVDVIVSGLLR
- a CDS encoding tRNA 2-thiocytidine biosynthesis protein TtcA, whose amino-acid sequence is MAESSQILPLIRRIRSKAGKAVTQFNMLHEGDRVLVGLSGGKDSLVLLAVLAHLRHTSPVSFQLEACTVNPGDPLFRTESLAALCRSLEIPYHVIHQDVFSIIKHREERSPCSLCAHMRRGILAAATRDKGCNVLALGHHLDDAVETAQLNLLSSGRFKSFQPKLRHSRADITVIRPLVFLEERRIAQQSEALGLTAVAPSCPYEANTRRTFAKDLVAHITREIPDFKSKVLHALCSIDPADRWAAKGK